The region GCAAGTATAGTCCTGCACACGGAACATCCAATGTCACCGGTACTGCTTGCGATGGTAGTGGCCCAGTTGAGCAGTAGAGATCGATCACCTCCCTTCCATTCCAAGAATAGACGGCTCATATTCATTGCAGGGTACCATAAAAGAGCTCAAAAATAAGTAGTCGTTTCTTTTCCTATAAGGCAAAACTCTTTGTTAACCGGTCCCCCCTCCGCCCTCACCGTGTCTCTTCACCAATTTTTCATCATCTAGTCGGTTTTTTCACCACACCATACAGACTGCACCTTCCAAGCATGCTGCTTTAATGCCATATTTTACGGCACCTTCCCGTACATCGCTTAATCATATTAATTTATTTACCTTGCATGACCCGGTGAAGCAAATTTATTGAGATAAAAAGTATTTggccccgtggcaacgcacgggcacgtACCTAGTACTAAGCAAAAATAACATCCCGCACTTGTGCGAGCAGACCCCATAGTGCACCCTAGACAGGGTGTGCCAGGCAAGTGCATAGGCACCATATGTGTGAAAGATACCTTTAGCAGGCCTTCTTACTTCTTGGACAATATTATATTGTTTTATTaaaattatttttttatttattaaaATTATTTCCTTTGAGGAAGTAACAGCTTTTGTGGTTTGTAACAAAAATGACGTTGTAACGACAACTTTATTCATTGGAGGAGCAACTCTAGCATGGTCCCCATATCGATCGATCAACATAATGACATTTAGTATGATAATTTTGGTCAGAAAGGCACtatgtcgtcgctaggtggtctgctatttttattatttcttcTGTTCGTTAACTGCCATGGTTAaaaatgaatagattggaagtttttccccAAAAAAGGCCGCTCTAGCAAAGTCATCATCCGTCCCTCGGCCTGCCTAAGTTATGAAACGCGCTCCATATCCAGCCCGCTAGCCTCCATACTTGAGGCTAGACTCCATATCTAAGGCTAGGGGCATTTATATGTAGCAGCCATCATACGCAATCGGCCATCGGCCCCTTCGCCGGTGCCACTACCCAGACCCTATCCAACCCCATTCCCATCTTTGCCACACACACCCTAATCGCCTGCCGCAACCCCGTCCCATGTGTCCCCTCATCCCTGTCAccgccacccatgtcgaccatgTCACAGTCGCGCCCTCCTTGTGGAACTTTCCCTGATGAGATCAAAGAGGGACATGCTGAGAGAGAGAGTTCTGGGAGAGGGGTGGGAGTACTCGGAGTGGGTCAAGGATGAGGCACACCTTAAGGCTAAATCAGTCGTCGGCCCTCCGCTCCGCTCTTGAGTACTTGGACTGCATGTCGATTGCCACCACCACAAAAATGGTCGCCACACTCACGTCATCCTTCAAGAATGTGGCCTTACCTCGCATCGAGGACACTGAAACATTCGCCGACCACATGGCCGCAGAAGTCATGACAACCGATGTTTAATATGGAAGAGCTCGTAGTTTACCAAGAGGATCATGAGCTCGTAATTTACCAGAGAATCATTGTATTCCTTCTTGAAATCCATTTTATAAATTCATGTTGAAATTGATGTTTACTGTGGTACTAATAAATTTCAATTATTGAGGTGGTGAATGAAATTGAATTAAAGTCTGAATCAAATGCATTCTGAATTTTGGATTTATGGGAAGAACCATTGTAATCAATGAAAAGTCGAACTCAGAATGGCCCACATAAACCTAAATGTTACCGATCTTTTCAATTGTTCCACACCATCGAGAATCCTTATTGAGAATTATCAAATATTTATGGTCTAAAACTACAAAGGAAACAACTTAATCCTAGCATCACTTCACGTCATAATTTAAGGATCATTGCTCACCATGGAAGAAATCATATGCAACAACATATATTGTGGAAATAGTTCTCGCAACACCCCTATCTTAACATTAGCATATTGACATCAGATTTTTAACATGAAAAGCCCCCAAATTGGGACAACAACTATGGACGAAGCCACCCAAATCTTCTTCCGCCATTATCAAATGGTGGGTATAAAAGTTCTTCTGTAGGTACCACTAGATGCAATCATACATCAAGATCTCTACATCATGGTTAGCAAGAACAAGATTTTGGGTTACAGCTAGGGATTAGAACAATTTCACCAAAGGATAACGGAACCGCAACCTGAAGGAGACAAGGTGGTGGATCTGAACTTCATGACCATGGGGGTTAGATCCCTTTGCTTGACGGAAAAATCCTACCTTCAATCTTTCTCTCCTTCCCATTCTCTCTCGCTTTTCTCTTCTCTTATAGACTGGAGGCTAAAACTCAGAATCCTACCTCTGCTTGGTGGCTGTTGGAGGGGAGGCTAGACACCCCCCTTCCCATCCATATAAAATTCAAAATGACGCTAGGTAATAACCTTAATGGGTAGTTGGCTCTTGCATAGTTTTGAGTTGCCTAAAATCGTCAATTGGCCATAACCCCCACAACCCTCATCAGTAGGATATCCCAAGAATTCTACCCTCTGACTCATGAGAGGGGCACAGCCATGCCCACTACCTTGCAATATATTGTTCATCATATCAAAATCATTCTTGTCGGTATGGATCTTCTCAAGTTATAGCAACTTCGAGTTCACAACATCTCGCGTCCAATAGTACCTCACATCAATGCACTTGGATCGAGAGTGATTACTTGAATTTTTTGCAAGGTGAATAGCACTTTGACCATCGCAAAATAGAACATCCTTATCTTGCTTCACATCAAGCTCTTGCAAGAAGTTCTTCATCAATACAAACCATCAACTGCAACTATATACTTAGATTTTTCTAGTTGACATAGAAACATATTTCCGCAATCTTGATTGCCATGACAAGTCTCCTCTACATAAGTCATCGGGTATCCAAAGGTGGACTTCCTACAATCAATGTCACTAGCATAATCTGCATTTGTAAAGCCTTGCaatgtgggatcactacttccaaaGCATAAACATGACATAGAAGTTCCTTTGAGATACCCAAGAATTCACTTCATTGCTTTGCTATAAGTTTTACATGGCTTTGTCACGAACCGGCTAACAACTCCAACTAGCAATATCAAACCAAGTTCACATTATGGCCTACATTAAAGTGCCCACTGCAAATTGGTCTGGTATTTTATTCATTTATTATTTCCCCTTCTTGCTTGTAGGACATTTTGTAGCAGTTAATCTGTGATACATTGCAAGCAGAGAGTTCATAAGTTTTGCATCCTTCGTATTGAACCTTTCAAGTACTTTCTCATTGTATCTTCCATGTGAGAGCGGGAACAACTCCCTTGATCTTCATGCCAAATATTTGCTTAGCTAGTCCCGAATCATTCACGTCAAATGATTTACTCGCTGCTCGGCCTTCTTAAGGAGAGCAATCATCTTTGTGTCATTTCCAACAATCAACATGTCATGAACATATAGCAAGAGAGTAATAAAACCACCCTCGACGTACCCCTCCATAAATACACAATGATTAGGTTGTGCTTTATGGGAATCAAGCTCGGTCATAAAAGACCCCAACTTCTTGTACCACTGTCGAGGAGCTTACTTCAAGTCATGCAAACACTTCTTCAATTTGCAAGCTAAGTGCTCCTCGACCACAAccatggaaacacacacacacacacatgatgtttgtgtgtgtgtgtgtgtgtgtgtgtgtgtgtgtgtgtgtgtgtgtgtgcgtgtgtgtgtgtgtgtgtgtgtgtaaccaTGTAAGAATGTTGACATCACATGAACTTGCTCAATTTCCATGTCCATGGTAGCAGCCATGCCAAGCACAATTCAGATTGAAGACATCTTGAACACTGGAGAAGATATTTCATCAAAGTCAATACCCTTTGTTGAGTGAAACATTTCACACCCAATCTAGATTTATACCTTGGATATGAGCTGATTTATTCAGTCTTCACTCTATAATCTGTCACATCAATTTTCCTTGGACTATGCGATGTATGAGTTGTCACATGATCTACCACTTCATTATTTGCACCCGGAATCTTACTCACATATGCACCTCTGTTAAGTATCCGGATTTCCATGGCTCGCCGAGTAGGAACCGCCATCAGTTCTAGCTTTGTTTGGAGGTTCAACCTATAACCAGTCACCATACTTGAGACCCTTGTCCTCGTGAACACCTGCACCCATCTTTGTAGTCTTGGCCGACCAGAACACACACTTTACTGAATCGAGCCAACTTCTTGCATCTAGCAAAGAACACTTGTCACCCTTTACCACGGACTATGCTAACCCACTTTGTTAGGTTGCCACCCATCATGAAGGACGCGAACGTAATCTCCACATGAATTTTCATTCAACCTCATCTCTAGAATTTTCCTTGCATTTCTTAGAAGTTTTTTGGCAAGATCCTTTTTGAAAAACCGGAATTATAGCTGAGCTGGCATATGCACTATGCTCACATCTTCCATAGTACTAAAGTCATCATATGGACTTAACAACACCGACCAACTCCTAAATAACCACGACCCCTGCATCAGCATCCTTTCCAATCGTCAAGGGCGGGCAACCTGGAAAATGAATAGGTTAGGCCCGACGGGGCGGAAGAAGTTTCCTCCGCCAGATTCCAAGCGCTTTCACTGATTTTTTTTATCTATATGAACCCTAGCGAGGGCAAGCCTCCTCGCACTCTCCTTCAAGTCTAGATCATTTTCATCACAACATCGTCGAAGGCTTCATCGTTCAGCTGCTTGGAAAACTCAACCTTGGTGGCGCAACCGCCGCCTCCACACGTCGTGGAATGTGTGTTCGACGGCGTTGCTTACTTAGCAACTGCGTCAAGTTCTTCTTGCCACTCTCCCCCCTTTTTTCTAGCTTTGACCATTTTTGGTTCAAAGGCCTTGCCGGAGAAAGGTTCATTTGGGCCATAGAAGAGCTCAATAGGGGATACAAGGTTAATACTCTTCCCCAAATCAAGGATGGCAAGGCCCTCGGGGAGCTGTTGCATGTCATTTTCTGCAGCAGAGTTCAAGTCGAATTAGAAGCCCTGCTCTAGGCAAACGATGGAGGGAAGCGTCGGGGAAGTCATAGTCATTGTCATCGATGCTATAAGCTCAGGCACCACAGTGATCGTGAAACATTGGTGATTAATACACCAACAATCCCATGATTAACCCCGAACCATGGAAGATAGCAGAGGGATGTGTGGTGCTCGAAGGAATCTCAATGATGATAACAGTGATGTGGTGGGTTTACCCAAATTCAGGCCACTGGGTGGTTTCTAGACCTACGTCCTCCCTACTGGGGTTTATAGATCAATGAGTACATTACAATGGTGTAGATGTAATTTATGAAGAGCTAGCTTAAACGTAGGTTGCCTCTGAAGTTGATGATCCCACGGCGGAGGTCCATATGTCTCTCATATAGGTAGATGGATGCCAGTTGTGGTAGCTATCTTCGGGGGATACGGTATGATCACTGATTCCGGTATTAATATGGAGAACACATATCCTATAATAGCCAGATCCCGACATAGCATACCCTTCCTTATCCTCTGAGTGCCTACTTGGGTACAGAAGGTGCGTGACTCAAGAGTTCTCTTTCGGATGATTCGGTCTACGGACTCCCATAGGGTACCCTCCTTGGACTAGGTATCCTTACTCACCGACATCCCCCTTGTGTACAATAGAAATATGTTCTGTTTGGTGGACTTGGTGCACGACCAAAAGACACACATCGATTAGTAGTGACTTGAGATTATTTCTCCTAACAAACTATAGAAAAGTGAAAAATGTACAAAGAATTTGCGATTTAGTATAGCACTGTATTTGTTTGATTTATAAAAGATTTTAGGTAATGCTTTTGGAGTGTAGAAAGCAAATTTTTAATTTTATATTTCTAAATAGTTTTCCTTCCTATGTTTTAAAACGAGTTTTGGGTTTCAGCTTGGCAATCACATGAAAAAAATACATTCTCAATGGAAAGAAGAATCATTATTCGCTTCCAAAGATCATCCGATGACTAAAGTTTTATCTTTGACCTATCCAGAAATATATGCAGCATTTGTTCTCCATCTCAATTCATCTAAAATATAGAAGAGACAACAAGGTATTGGTGCTGGATGAAGTATCATTGTAATATGGTGCAATTTTGTATTATGAAACTATGTAGTCTAATTAATATGTGCTAAATACAAGTGGTTGTACTCGCTGTACTAGTTGAGAAAAAGGAGCATCTTAATAATGTTATGCAGCTGTGTAATTACTACGGTAGAAAACAAAAATGTTTTAACACCCATTATCTTATTTCTTGAAAACAAAATCGATATCACATCTTTGTAGATGCCCTTAAGCTACCATGTTTCTGTCATTAAGCAAGATATAGTCATAATGAAGGTAGATATTGCTTTTCACGCGTCCTAATTAATAAGGAATTCTGTTTGCAAAACTAGGTACCTCATTGTGATCGATGATGTATGGACAATACCAACATGGGATGCAATCAAATCCAAGTTGCCAGAGAACAACAAGGGAAGCAGAATCATTGTGACCACTCGGTTAGAGACCGTGGCCACATCATGTAGTGAAGCTAGAAGTGTTGATGAAGACTGCATTTATTTGATGGAGCCCCTGATTTTGGAAGACTCTAAGAAGTTGTTCCTCAGCAGAGTATTTGGTCCAATGGATGCCTCTTGCCCCGAGGGCCTGAAACCTGAAatggacaaaattttgaaaaaatgcgGTGGGCTACCAATGGCCATTATTAGCATTGCCGGCCTCTTGGCAAGCCATAAACAGTCCGAGGGCCAAGATATGTGGGAAAGAATTCGCAAATCGATTGGGTCTCACATGGAAAGCCACCATACCCTTGAAGGGATGAGAGACATAGTTACTCTCAGCTATAACCACCTACATCATTACCTCAAGGTCTGCATGATGTACCTCAGTATTTTCCCAGAGGATTATGCCATTGCTAAGGATCGTCTCCTGAAAAGATGGGTCGCTGAAGGATTAGTTACTGAGGTCCGGGGTTTGACCTTGATGGAGGTTGCAGAAGCATACTACAAGGAGTTGGTGAGCAGAAGCATGATTGATCGGTCCGGTGAAGTAGTCACCTTCTACGATGGGAGGGTGGAGATGTGTCGGGTACACGACATGATGCTCGAGGTCCTCGTGTCAAAATCCTTGGAGTGTAACTTTGTTAGCCTGGTAGGTGGTCCGCATGAAGGGATGTCGTATGATAGGATTCGCCGCCTATCCATCCACGGCGGAGAAGAGGCAGAGGATTCTCCATGGAACACAACTGCAGCGTGGGATAGTAGGATGAATAGCATCGAGGAGATGAAGATGGATCATGTCCGATCACTGAGCATGTTTCGGCACGAAGATCACACAAAGTTGCTTGATCGGCTGGGCGAGTTCACCCTGCTTAGGGTACTTGACCTGGAAGACTGCACGGGCATAGAAACAAAGCATTTGAAACAAGTTTGCCGGATGTACTTACTAAGGTTTTTGAGCTTGAAAGGTACAAGTATCAATAGGATGCCTCCAGAAGTCGGTGAGCTAGCGAATCTGGAGTCACTTGATGTACGTCAGACGTACCTTGAAGATCTACCAGAGACTGTGTCAATGCTACAAAAACTGGAACACCTGCTAATCAACAACAAGGTTAACATTTTCACGAAGTGTTGGACTGCCCGCAGGGGCCTGCGTAGGATGAAGGCACTACGGACGGTGAATGAAATAGTGTTTGGTTGTGATTCTAATGCTGCCAAAGAGCTCGGTCAACTACAACAGTTGAGAGAGTTACGTATGGCCGTCCTCAGCGATCCTCCTAATGAGGATGCTAACCAAATGCTGGCAGAGTCCCTGAGCAAGTTATATTCCCTCAGGTGGCTCAACATCTCTGACATCAGTAACCGTGGTCATCAAGAGAAGTCATTGAACTTTTTACATGATGTCAAGTCACCGCCGCGGTTCCTCCAGTATCTTAGGATCGGCTCCCACATTGACAAATTGCCTGATTGGGTTGGGTCACTGAATGATCTCGTTGAGCTTTCCATTGCTTGGACATACTTTGGTGATGACAAACTTTTCAACCCAATATGTAAGCTGCCCAAGCTGAAGTACTTGAACTTGGAGGCGTACGTCTACACAGAAAGAGCACTGGTTGTAAAAGCTTCCCACAGCTTTCCGGCGCTCAAGGACATGTACTTGAACTTCGATCTGGAAGGTATGGGAGTTCTCATATTTCAAAGAAGTTCAATGACAAAGCTCGAGAAACTCCACGTGAGATTTCTGCGAAGACAAACCAAGAGAGTCAAAGGCATGAAGCATTTGGCAAGTCTTAAAGAGGTGGTAATTGAAGGTAAGAAAGGTAACTGTGCATTGGTCCGTGCAGCGGAGCAACTAAAGAAAGTGAACAGGAGCCGCTCAGAAACAGATCAGATCAAGATTGCAGTGTTATACGAGTGATCACTCTGTTCTGCCATTCTGCTTGCTGGAAGCTGGTCTGGCTTGGTTCATTACCTCTTTCATATGTGTTGTTTGTGCAGTTTTTTCTTCTGAACTATTCGCAATTTGGCTTCGCCAACTGGTTATCCCTACCCACACCGTTATGGTGTTATTTGCTTCTTGTGCTGTAGACCTAGCTGGGGGTCCTCGGCAGTTTAAGACTTGTGGTTGTTAAGCAAGCATTATTACTGTGTAATAAAGCTGTAATTCGCGGCAATTTAGACTTGTTCTTCTCTTGGACGTTGCTTTCTGTTCATCTGTATAATTCACAGGCAAAGTTGGCTGCTTTTGTTCTTGTTATTGTTCATACAGGTATTGCATTAGCctgtgtggccgcatgcatctatccgatgcagaggccgggggttgacctccttttcaaaaaaaaaattgcattAGCCTGTGGACCAAGTATAGGATCCTTGCTAACTTAGCTATCCGGTGTGTTCTGGATACACAGCGACACATCTATTGATTGTACCAGGTGCGCTAGTTTAGCACTTGGATGGAATAAACAGACTGGTTAATTTATGTATATATCTTTTACACATTTATCAATGTTGTCTCAATTTCGAAATTGTTAAAATAACTGAATTCTCTTGGTTGTCAATGTTGCTTTGGTTACCAGACTAGCTCAACTTAACCAGACTCGTACTGTGAATAAGCTGAAACCAAGGAACCAAACAATCATGATTCCCGCCTTGTACATTTTAAGCTTGTCCGAGCACATGACAAGGAAAGCAGTTATGAGAAGAAGAAAAATGCAAGAATCTAATACTCCCTACGTTCCTAAAtatagtctttgtagagatttcactgtgACCAcataacggagggagtaccaaaggAAAGCTCGATCCAAGAACAGGGAGATAAGTGGAGCGTACCAGGCCTACAACAACACCTTTTAGAGCAACTCTAGTAGACCCTACATCCATCCGACCGGCAAAACGTGTTTGCAGTTCGCGGGAAAACGCCTTTGCGGGCCGGCGTGCACGGCCGCGGATGCAGAACCCGCATAACGGACCCATAAAAAAGCATCGGCTTTGCGGGGTCTGATCTGGTGCAGCTCCTCCCGGCCCGGAAAATCTAAATTTGCACCTTGATTTGATTCAACATAATGCATTTCTTTA is a window of Triticum dicoccoides isolate Atlit2015 ecotype Zavitan chromosome 2B, WEW_v2.0, whole genome shotgun sequence DNA encoding:
- the LOC119368859 gene encoding disease resistance protein Pik-2-like; this translates as MDKILKKCGGLPMAIISIAGLLASHKQSEGQDMWERIRKSIGSHMESHHTLEGMRDIVTLSYNHLHHYLKVCMMYLSIFPEDYAIAKDRLLKRWVAEGLVTEVRGLTLMEVAEAYYKELVSRSMIDRSGEVVTFYDGRVEMCRVHDMMLEVLVSKSLECNFVSLVGGPHEGMSYDRIRRLSIHGGEEAEDSPWNTTAAWDSRMNSIEEMKMDHVRSLSMFRHEDHTKLLDRLGEFTLLRVLDLEDCTGIETKHLKQVCRMYLLRFLSLKGTSINRMPPEVGELANLESLDVRQTYLEDLPETVSMLQKLEHLLINNKVNIFTKCWTARRGLRRMKALRTVNEIVFGAESLSKLYSLRWLNISDISNRGHQEKSLNFLHDVKSPPRFLQYLRIGSHIDKLPDWVGSLNDLVELSIAWTYFGDDKLFNPICKLPKLKYLNLEAYVYTERALVVKASHSFPALKDMYLNFDLEGMGVLIFQRSSMTKLEKLHVRFLRRQTKRVKGMKHLASLKEVVIEGKKGNCALVRAAEQLKKVNRSRSETDQIKIAVLYE